In Spirochaetota bacterium, a genomic segment contains:
- the rpmF gene encoding 50S ribosomal protein L32 codes for MALPKRRKSKSKSRMRRSHDAIGAPNLRPCPKCGAYVLPHRVCPECGSYKGEIIVEKKVKIKE; via the coding sequence GTGGCATTACCAAAGAGAAGAAAATCCAAGTCGAAGTCGAGAATGAGAAGATCCCACGACGCGATCGGCGCTCCCAATCTGCGTCCCTGCCCGAAGTGCGGCGCTTACGTGCTTCCCCACAGGGTATGTCCCGAGTGCGGTTCGTATAAGGGAGAGATCATCGTTGAAAAAAAGGTCAAGATCAAGGAATAA
- the acpP gene encoding acyl carrier protein gives MATVFERVQKIIMKQLNVDEEQITHDAMFVDDLGADSIDSVELVMAFEAEFKLDISEKDAEGFQKVDDVVKFLESRIENQK, from the coding sequence ATGGCGACTGTGTTTGAACGTGTACAGAAGATCATAATGAAACAGCTCAACGTGGATGAAGAGCAGATTACGCACGACGCCATGTTCGTCGACGACCTCGGCGCGGATTCGATCGATTCAGTCGAGCTGGTGATGGCCTTTGAGGCGGAGTTTAAGCTGGACATCTCCGAAAAGGACGCCGAGGGATTCCAGAAGGTCGACGATGTCGTCAAGTTTCTGGAGTCGCGCATCGAAAATCAGAAATAG
- a CDS encoding NUDIX domain-containing protein, protein MIFDPFKRSVTVRVAGIIVRDGSLLLIAHRKKNDIYWLLPGGGVRRGESLTEALCREFREELGVGIDVGKPAFMCDSIDPLGRRHILNISFNCSHRDGEYRIGKERRLHDYGFFRKEELSSMRIYPPVNALLEKVLDGREHDYYLGSIWVK, encoded by the coding sequence TTGATATTTGACCCTTTCAAGAGAAGCGTTACGGTCCGGGTAGCCGGCATCATCGTCCGGGACGGCTCCCTCCTGCTGATAGCCCACAGGAAAAAAAACGACATTTACTGGCTCCTGCCCGGAGGCGGCGTCCGGCGAGGCGAATCCCTCACCGAGGCTCTCTGCCGGGAATTCAGGGAAGAGCTCGGGGTAGGGATCGACGTCGGCAAGCCGGCGTTCATGTGCGATTCCATCGATCCCCTGGGGAGGCGGCACATACTGAACATATCCTTCAACTGCAGCCACCGGGACGGCGAATACCGGATCGGAAAGGAGCGACGCCTCCATGATTACGGTTTTTTCAGGAAAGAAGAGCTTTCCTCGATGCGGATTTATCCCCCTGTCAACGCACTGCTGGAGAAGGTGCTGGACGGGAGAGAACACGATTATTACCTGGGCAGCATATGGGTGAAATGA
- the rnc gene encoding ribonuclease III yields the protein MGREQSHTSEDHRKQKKIENRNIDRLQKTLRVKFKNKSLLMRAVTHRSYVNESGRTVRDNERLEYLGDSVLGLVVNEYLFKVFEEYREGKLAKIKSAVVSEATLAKIAGGMALGDYILMGKGEEHSGGRGRPSILANTLEAIIGAVYLDSGLKTSRTFVLSLLRDEIDSVNNLTYLRDPKTALQEYVQKKYKERPVYQVINERGPDHMKEFTVRLVINGREIVTGEGPSKRKAEMNAARASLKKIEDGDIDI from the coding sequence ATGGGACGGGAACAGAGCCATACATCAGAAGACCACCGGAAACAAAAGAAGATCGAAAACAGGAACATTGACCGGCTTCAAAAGACCCTGCGAGTAAAATTCAAGAATAAAAGCCTCCTCATGCGGGCCGTGACCCACCGGTCCTACGTTAACGAATCGGGAAGAACGGTCAGGGACAACGAGCGCCTCGAATACCTGGGTGATTCAGTCCTCGGCCTGGTGGTGAACGAATATCTTTTCAAGGTGTTCGAGGAGTACCGTGAAGGGAAGCTCGCCAAGATAAAGTCCGCCGTGGTTTCCGAGGCCACCCTCGCGAAGATAGCCGGGGGGATGGCCCTCGGCGATTATATCCTCATGGGAAAGGGAGAGGAGCACAGCGGGGGCAGGGGGCGTCCCTCCATCCTGGCGAACACCCTCGAGGCGATCATCGGCGCAGTGTACCTCGATTCGGGGCTCAAGACGAGCCGCACCTTCGTCCTCTCCCTGCTCCGGGACGAGATAGACAGCGTGAACAACCTCACCTACCTGCGCGATCCGAAGACAGCGCTCCAGGAATACGTACAGAAGAAATACAAGGAGCGGCCCGTGTACCAGGTCATCAATGAGCGGGGGCCGGATCACATGAAGGAATTCACCGTAAGGCTCGTCATCAACGGCCGGGAGATCGTTACCGGCGAAGGCCCCAGCAAGCGGAAGGCCGAGATGAACGCGGCCCGGGCATCGCTGAAGAAAATCGAGGACGGTGACATTGATATTTGA